A genomic stretch from uncultured Cohaesibacter sp. includes:
- a CDS encoding DUF6538 domain-containing protein, with product MVCFGCWFLSWHHSSLKLNGQKKLSSFNGLVVIPWYKRVDQWSFSMTQPFKHPKTGIYDYRKVVPEPFVGISGKREEKRSLKSKDPQIAKQRHIEVSLEIERHWAALSEPATNLSS from the coding sequence ATGGTTTGTTTTGGATGTTGGTTCCTCTCCTGGCACCATTCATCTTTAAAATTGAATGGTCAAAAAAAGTTAAGCTCTTTCAATGGTTTGGTTGTCATCCCGTGGTACAAACGGGTGGATCAATGGTCATTTTCGATGACCCAACCTTTCAAGCATCCCAAGACCGGCATTTACGACTACCGCAAAGTCGTCCCAGAGCCTTTCGTGGGCATTAGTGGGAAGCGGGAAGAAAAACGATCCCTCAAGTCAAAAGATCCTCAAATTGCCAAGCAGAGGCATATTGAAGTGTCTCTGGAGATCGAGCGCCATTGGGCCGCTCTCTCAGAACCTGCCACCAATCTTTCCAGTTGA
- a CDS encoding tyrosine-type recombinase/integrase — MTKSSNLPKYVSLSKTGVYQYRRRVPDNLRATLGQTEIKRGFGKDYGTMLKEYAKLEQQVDQWFAEAKPKQGDNYAPIVNAAMRKYGITMQLLATAARNNDDSKDGKALDAAILAMLDELAGNDPRNPKIPAELIRELSAGRSIVTLESALEEHRDRQIRKNPASETQIRTRFARHIAALTTSLGRDLVSKRSLAMIRRINANSFRDCLFDLGHKPSTVRRTFNDINAAVNKAINEHDLDMANPFSKIEIEGAQHSKDDRLPFTDEEMQQLAPVMKGEDIRSHIWTILRDTGARPKEIIGLRGCDFNEKDATIYIRSYEGNRLKTAHSERELPIPARLASRLADLIPEKATEPLFPSYKNAPRGNDSCTQALNKRIHRAIEDQKKSVYSLRHRFKDLLRDTDCPESLAREIMGHSDQSSAANYGRGSSLRRKREAMEKVWSVSREDLQ; from the coding sequence ATGACCAAATCAAGCAACCTCCCCAAGTATGTATCTCTCTCCAAAACAGGCGTCTATCAGTACCGCAGACGTGTCCCCGACAATCTCAGAGCAACTCTCGGTCAAACAGAGATCAAGCGAGGCTTTGGCAAGGACTACGGCACCATGCTCAAGGAATACGCCAAGCTTGAGCAGCAGGTGGACCAATGGTTCGCAGAGGCAAAACCTAAGCAAGGAGACAACTACGCTCCTATCGTCAATGCAGCAATGAGAAAGTACGGCATAACCATGCAACTACTGGCCACAGCAGCCAGAAACAACGATGACAGCAAGGATGGAAAAGCCCTAGATGCTGCAATACTTGCGATGCTTGATGAACTCGCGGGGAATGACCCCAGAAATCCCAAAATTCCCGCAGAGTTGATCAGAGAGTTAAGCGCTGGCCGTTCAATTGTAACACTCGAAAGCGCCTTGGAAGAACACAGGGACCGCCAGATACGAAAGAACCCAGCAAGTGAAACACAGATACGCACTCGATTTGCAAGACACATAGCTGCCCTCACAACATCTCTGGGGCGCGACTTGGTATCTAAGCGCTCTCTTGCCATGATTAGGCGCATCAACGCCAACAGTTTCCGTGACTGCTTGTTCGATTTAGGGCACAAGCCGTCAACTGTCCGCCGTACCTTCAATGACATCAATGCAGCAGTGAACAAGGCTATCAACGAACACGACTTGGATATGGCCAACCCCTTCTCCAAGATCGAAATCGAGGGAGCTCAGCACTCAAAGGATGACCGCCTTCCTTTCACTGACGAAGAAATGCAGCAGCTTGCGCCTGTGATGAAAGGAGAGGACATCCGAAGCCATATTTGGACGATTCTCAGAGACACAGGGGCAAGACCCAAGGAAATAATTGGTCTGCGCGGTTGCGACTTCAACGAAAAAGACGCCACCATCTATATTCGCTCCTATGAAGGCAATCGGTTAAAGACAGCCCACAGTGAACGAGAGCTTCCTATACCTGCCCGACTTGCCAGTAGACTCGCTGACCTTATACCCGAAAAAGCCACCGAACCTCTGTTCCCGTCCTATAAGAACGCCCCAAGGGGTAACGATAGTTGCACCCAAGCACTCAACAAACGCATACATCGCGCAATTGAGGATCAGAAGAAGTCGGTCTACAGTTTACGTCACCGATTCAAAGACCTGCTCAGGGATACCGATTGCCCCGAAAGTCTCGCAAGGGAAATCATGGGCCATTCGGACCAATCCAGTGCCGCCAATTATGGCCGTGGGTCATCCCTGAGGCGCAAGAGGGAAGCCATGGAGAAAGTGTGGTCTGTCTCACGAGAAGACTTGCAATAA